The following coding sequences lie in one Synechococcus sp. CC9902 genomic window:
- a CDS encoding allophycocyanin subunit alpha-B gives MSVVRDLILQADDDLRYPTSGELRSMVEFLDQGAMRVSVVKVLTDNEKKIVDESAKQLFSRKPEYVAPGGNSYGQRQRAQCLRDYSWYLRLVTYGVLAGSTEMIQDIGLVGAREMYNSLGVPMPGMVEAMKTMKDASLALLSDQQAKLSSPYFDFLIQGMQTST, from the coding sequence ATGAGCGTTGTCCGGGATCTCATCCTTCAAGCCGATGATGATCTGCGGTACCCCACCAGCGGCGAACTCCGTTCGATGGTGGAATTTCTTGATCAAGGCGCGATGCGCGTTTCGGTCGTCAAAGTCTTGACCGATAACGAAAAGAAGATTGTCGACGAATCGGCGAAACAACTTTTTAGTCGAAAGCCAGAATATGTAGCCCCTGGTGGGAATTCCTACGGCCAGCGGCAACGCGCTCAATGCCTTCGTGATTACAGCTGGTACCTACGGCTTGTGACCTATGGCGTTCTCGCGGGAAGCACGGAGATGATTCAAGACATTGGATTGGTTGGGGCACGGGAGATGTACAACAGCCTTGGAGTTCCAATGCCTGGCATGGTCGAAGCGATGAAAACGATGAAAGATGCTTCGCTGGCTTTGCTCTCCGACCAACAAGCCAAACTCTCCTCCCCTTATTTCGACTTTTTGATCCAGGGGATGCAGACATCCACTTGA
- a CDS encoding DUF3370 family protein translates to MSRIQVSLLVLACVSIGAVELASSRRGHAYVAILAGQRARPLNGDFNNVPVLHSNQPEIVTGPGILVNTAPGAAIASENNRPLNNATYTFNGEFGVHMHHKYYPSDVSKLGGSRSRGLLTLALIAANPGQKSVTLRFKRGSVKNSFEAPYHSNKLMGVKPLGKRPWNTGPGDATAVQLLRNELDRKVPDSVTIPAGGRIVVVRTILPARGIANGLLQGQSDGSFTMAVVASEQTSSDQDLFTVLDRGRLAPGRIYLNRIREIQLGRVFSRVAGVALGDEYRASINHDLSQGALHVPLTSTSRHHFGTRDIQVNPLAVRMIDSALNNIGTYGVRYSVTLNLVGNGNYQLVMSHPVVSGKQPFTAFRGSMQIEQKNTMQEIHVGLRSGESLALTDINLLEDQNTPVKVTLVYPADATPGHLLSVVPVDQLAVLRRRQLQQRTAQQNITIKKTTAVAPKTPPPLPEIQQKVPIKPVLSLQPSIMVPKSSSPPTNDPRYTDANRSQQQWLRQLQGR, encoded by the coding sequence ATGAGTCGCATACAAGTCTCATTATTGGTCTTAGCTTGCGTCTCGATTGGAGCAGTTGAGCTAGCTTCTTCTCGCCGTGGGCATGCCTACGTTGCGATCCTGGCTGGCCAACGGGCGCGTCCCCTGAATGGCGACTTCAACAACGTTCCTGTTCTTCACTCCAATCAGCCCGAAATCGTCACGGGCCCAGGAATTTTGGTGAATACGGCACCGGGTGCTGCGATCGCTTCGGAAAATAATCGTCCATTGAACAATGCTACCTACACATTTAATGGAGAATTTGGTGTTCACATGCACCACAAATACTATCCAAGTGATGTATCAAAATTGGGGGGAAGTCGTTCCCGCGGACTGTTGACATTGGCTCTTATTGCTGCCAATCCAGGCCAAAAATCTGTGACCTTAAGATTTAAGCGAGGTTCGGTTAAAAATAGCTTTGAAGCTCCATACCATAGTAATAAATTAATGGGGGTTAAACCCCTTGGGAAACGTCCTTGGAATACGGGTCCGGGTGATGCCACCGCTGTTCAACTTTTACGAAATGAATTAGACCGAAAAGTCCCAGATTCTGTGACAATTCCCGCAGGTGGTCGGATTGTCGTCGTACGCACCATTTTGCCTGCTCGTGGCATTGCCAATGGCTTGTTGCAGGGTCAAAGCGATGGTTCATTCACCATGGCAGTTGTGGCTTCAGAGCAAACAAGCTCAGACCAAGATCTATTTACTGTATTGGATCGTGGTCGCCTGGCACCTGGTCGAATATATCTAAATCGAATTCGCGAAATCCAGTTGGGAAGGGTTTTCTCACGAGTAGCAGGGGTTGCACTAGGTGATGAATATCGCGCCTCAATCAATCACGACCTGTCCCAAGGAGCCTTACATGTCCCGCTGACGAGTACTTCAAGACATCATTTTGGAACACGAGATATTCAGGTTAATCCACTGGCTGTTCGGATGATTGATTCCGCTCTGAATAATATTGGAACCTATGGTGTTCGTTATAGTGTTACATTAAATCTTGTTGGCAATGGTAATTATCAACTAGTCATGAGCCATCCGGTTGTTTCTGGTAAACAACCTTTTACCGCGTTTCGTGGCTCGATGCAGATTGAACAAAAAAATACAATGCAGGAGATCCATGTGGGCTTGCGTTCTGGAGAAAGTTTGGCACTGACAGATATCAATCTTTTGGAGGATCAGAACACACCAGTCAAAGTCACACTCGTGTATCCAGCCGATGCCACACCTGGTCATCTCTTGAGTGTCGTGCCGGTGGATCAGTTAGCTGTTTTGCGTCGACGACAACTTCAGCAGCGAACGGCTCAACAGAACATCACCATCAAAAAAACAACCGCTGTTGCTCCAAAAACACCGCCTCCTCTTCCCGAAATTCAGCAGAAGGTTCCGATTAAACCTGTCTTAAGTCTGCAGCCATCCATCATGGTTCCAAAGTCTTCATCTCCCCCAACGAACGATCCTCGTTACACAGATGCAAACCGATCCCAGCAACAGTGGTTACGTCAGCTCCAGGGTCGATAG
- a CDS encoding molecular chaperone DnaJ, translating into MSAEESNHQQKITVTLSKRLVTLIDQLKREYGVRSRGLVLESVLEQLIQPEDQSDLLDPTSPDTAVVSPEVPPPEASSLVLIRATEADTTFDEPEPQLQQQSSVGIDLPGFVSRRTTQLRDTLAQRSDNDPSDKSASGDPLLSSVSHADLIAATEAVDEHWRSLYGQPPGDTVVEASMLWLARDVWSTTDASDGRPFTWSAANSSMRELCSDWEQGDPSLGRVMVVAGTLEDPFATASLADRMPTLIRRFVNRFRRSRQVTSFETLESTMTVHGALKLLGLSTTAGASVTLASIREAFKARARDVHPDAGGSTDAMRRLNEAYRLLRELYRNR; encoded by the coding sequence GTGAGCGCCGAGGAGTCCAACCATCAGCAAAAAATTACCGTCACCCTGTCGAAACGGTTGGTGACGCTGATTGATCAACTCAAGCGTGAGTATGGCGTTCGCTCGAGGGGCCTCGTTCTGGAGTCAGTTCTCGAACAATTGATTCAGCCGGAGGATCAGTCGGATCTGTTGGATCCAACGTCCCCTGACACCGCTGTGGTCTCCCCTGAGGTGCCACCCCCAGAGGCAAGCAGTTTGGTGCTGATCCGCGCCACGGAAGCGGATACAACGTTTGATGAGCCTGAACCTCAGCTGCAACAACAAAGTTCTGTTGGTATTGATTTGCCAGGGTTCGTGAGCCGTCGAACGACGCAACTTCGCGACACGCTCGCCCAGCGTTCTGACAACGATCCATCGGACAAATCCGCGTCGGGCGATCCTCTGCTGTCTTCGGTGTCTCACGCTGATTTAATCGCTGCCACCGAAGCCGTTGATGAACATTGGCGTTCCCTTTATGGACAACCGCCTGGCGACACCGTTGTGGAAGCATCGATGCTTTGGCTGGCACGGGATGTTTGGTCGACGACAGATGCCAGTGATGGCAGACCATTTACATGGTCTGCTGCAAATTCCTCAATGAGGGAACTCTGTTCTGACTGGGAGCAAGGTGATCCTTCGCTCGGGCGCGTGATGGTGGTGGCTGGAACCCTGGAAGATCCTTTTGCAACGGCTTCTTTGGCCGACCGCATGCCGACGTTGATACGGCGATTTGTGAATCGCTTTCGTCGCAGCCGTCAGGTCACGTCCTTTGAAACACTTGAGTCCACCATGACCGTGCATGGTGCACTCAAGCTTTTGGGTTTATCGACTACCGCTGGAGCGAGTGTGACGTTGGCCTCCATTCGAGAGGCATTTAAGGCACGTGCACGCGATGTTCATCCTGATGCTGGAGGGTCTACCGATGCCATGCGTCGACTCAATGAGGCCTATCGACTGCTTCGAGAGTTGTACCGCAATCGCTAA